The following is a genomic window from Candidatus Methylomirabilota bacterium.
CGCACCTGCAAACGATGGCGGTCCGATTCGCGAACGTCGCGACCGGGGAGACCTACACGGTCTGGGTCCCCGACGCCTCCGCCGCCGGGGGCGATGCCGCGCCGATCGTCGCGATCCTGAACCAGTCGGGCACCGGCATGACCCTCGCCGTCGTCGCCATCGACCTGATCGACGTCGGTCACCAGAGCAACGACAGCACGGCCGCTTCCAGCCTCCGGGCGGCGTTCCTCGGGCGCCCCCCAGCGGACGGCACCGCCCTGGCGGCGGTCCCGTTCGATCCGGCGTCGGCGCCGCTTGCGGCCGGGCTCGTCCTGCGGAAGAACTTCACCTGGCCGTACGGCGGTGGCGGCCGGCTCGGTCTCCACCTGGAGGTCGCGGACGTCGATCCCGGCGTCATCCTAGGATCGGCCGACGTTCCGGTCGCGACCATACTCACGGCTTTTATGTACTCGGCGACACTGCGCGGGCATGTGGTGATGCCGGCGCGGGCCGGCATGCCGACGGTCGCGGGGTTCGCACGGCCGCTATACCGGGCGGGAAGTGGGCAGGGGATCGTACTGCGGAAGGGCGAGGGGTTCGGCTATGTCGCCGGCGTCCCGATGGGCCGCGGCGTCGCGCAGCTGGACTGGAGGGATCAGAACACCGCTCCCAAGACGTTCGACACCTACGACCTCGTCGTCACTTTCACGCTGGCGGCGGTGGCATCGGTCTTCACGGCCGGGATTGCACGAACGGAAGCCCTCTTTCTCGGCGCCGGCGTGCCCGCCGGCCGGGTCGAGGTCGTCCACGCCAGGACGGCCCCGATGGACTTTCAGTTGCGTGCGGATGGCACGGCGCTCGATCTGTCGGGCAAGACGCTGGCGCTGCTCTTGAAGGATCGCAACGGCGCTTCAATCAGCGTCACGACGAGCATCGTGACCTCGGCGAGCGGCGTGGTCCGCTACTCTCCGGCCGCGTCCGACCTGGAGGCAGAGAAATCGCCCTATTCGGCGCACTGGAAGGTGACCGATTCAACAGGAAAGGATCTTTTTTGCCCGAACGGCGCCCCGGATCGCTGGAGCGTGTTCCGGCCGTGAGGGCATAGATGCCCACCACGTCGCCGGTTTCCTATACGAGCGTGGGGCTCATGTACATCAGCTGCCCCGATCTCGGGAGCGTGACAACGCTCACCAGCGGCCATCTCGCCACCTTTGCCGGCCAGGCCGAGGCCGAGATCAACGGCAACATCGCGCGGCTGTACGCACTTCCGATGGCCGGCGACGTGCCGCTCCTGACGACGCTGGCGACGGACATCGCGATCTACAAGGTGCTCACGCGCCGCCTCTTCACATCGGAACGGCTGGCGGCGAGCCCCTGGCCCGATCGTTACCGAGAGTCCGTCGCGATGCTCCTGAAGATCGCCGACGGCAGCCTTCCGCTCGTGACGGCCTCGGGGGCCGTGCTGGCCGGCCGGTCGGACATTTCTGAAGTGTTCAGCACGACGAAGAACTACGTCCCGACTATCTGGGAGGGCGCGTGGCCGAATCAGGATGTCGATCCGAACAAGATCGAGGATGAAGGGGCTCGGCGGGGCTCCGAATTCCGGGATCGGCTGATCTGATGGCGTCGAGCGATATCGTCGTCACCATCCAGATCGAGCCTCGATTCTCGTTCTGGGCCGCCCTCAAGCTGCGCCTCGCCGGGCCGGAGATCCGCGAGCGGCTCCTCGACGAGCTGCGACTGAAGATGAGTCAGGTCCGCATGCAGCGGGACGAGTTCTGATGGCCCGAGTTGACTACTTCGCGATCGAGCAGGCGATTCAGACGGTCCTCAAGGCCGCTCCGGATCTCTCGGGCACCCAAGTGGTGATCGAGGAAGAGCTGCAATTCGGCTCGGAGGCCACCCCACGCGTCGGCATCTATCTCATGCGGCGAGATGCCCCGTCGGGGCTGCAGGCTCTGGCCGCGGGCCAGCAGACGCGCTTCCTCGTGCGGTTCGAGATCCGATGCGCGGCCTATAGTCTCGACGCCGTCGCCACCGCGATCAGCCTCCGTGACGACCTCGTCGGCAAGGTCGAGGTCGCCCTGATGGCCAGTCGATCGCTCAATGGCACGGTCATTTCGAGTTGGCTGGAGGGCGGCGATCTACCGAGCGCGCAGACGGGCGATGGGTGGACGAGCAGAGGCGACGTAATCCTGATCGCAGACGTGAAAGCGACGACATAGGAGGCAGCCATGGGGTATGCGTTCGGTGGACACATTGGGATCGCGAAGGAAAGCTCGTGGGGCACGCCAATCGCTATCGCCTCGGGCGGGTTCATCGAAGGCTTCTCCGAGAACGTGACGCTCGCCATCGACCGGTTCAGCTTCCGGAACATCGTCGGCGGAAACTACGCGGAGAATGATGACACCGCCGGCTACCGGCGCATCGGGGGCCAGCTCGTCGTGCCCGCCCATCCCCTCCTGCTCGGACATTTCTTGAAGGGCGCACTCGGCCTCACCTCGACCATCACGGTCGTCGTCTCCGGTTTTCTCTGGGAATCCGACTTCCGGGCCCTGACGGCCGACGACGGCCTCAACAATGCGACCCCGCCCTATACGCTCGAGATCTTCCGGGATGTGACGAGCTCGCAGCGCTATGCCGGCGCGCAGTTCACGAAGCTGCAGCTCGATGTACAGGGCAACCAGGAGCTTCGCGTCACCGCCGACGTCCTCGCGAAGACGACGAGCACGATCGCAAAGTCGACGCCGACCTATCCGGCGACGGGGACGTTCCCCTTCGCCTTCGACAGCACCAGCCTCCAGATCGGCGGCGCCGCCGTCGATTACGTCGAGACGCTGAGCATCTCGTTCGACAACCAGCTGGAGGGTGTGCTGGCGCTCACCAACAGCCCGGAGATCACTCGGACCCGACGCACCGGGCCTCAGCTCGTCCGGCTAGAGGCCGATATCGGCTTCGAGACGATGGCCGACTACAACCGGTTCGTCAGCCAGTCCGAAGTGAACGTCGTGGCCTCCTGGACGAAAGCGAATTCCTTCGCGCTCATCATGCGCCTGCCGCGGGTCATGTACACGGCATTCCCGCTCGGTATGAGCGGCGACGAGCGGATCAAGGTGCACCTCCAGGCCCTGGGCCGGGCAGATGTGACGCTCGGCTACGCGATCCAGGCCCGGTTGACCACCGTGATGAGCAACTTTTAGTCGGGTCTCCATGGCTCGAGTCTCGACGATCCGGGTCCGGGGCGCGCGCCTGATCGGCGCCGAGCTGCTCGATCGGAAGCTCGCGGAGCTCGCCTCCCGCCGGGAGATTCTGGAGGCGGGCCTGGAGGCCGGCGCGGACATCATCCGGGCCAGTGCGGCCCAACGCGCCGCCGATCAGCCCGAGCTGGCGGCGTCTCTCGGCATGAAGATCACGACGACGCAGGCCGGGCGCACGGTCGCGCTGATCGGTCCGGAGAAAGGGAAGAGCACGCGCGGATTCTCCCTGGTCGCCCTCGCCTATTGGCGGGAGTTCGGCACGAAGCCGCATGCGATCGTCGCTGGCGCGTTCCGCAAGGTTCGCCGGAGCCGGCAGCGCGGCGGTGGCACCGAAGCCAAGTCCGACAAGCGTGTGCTAGCCAGCGGCGGGACGATCTTCGGGGCCAAGGTCGCGCATCCCGGCACGCCGGCGCGCTCCTTTCTTTTGTCGGCCTTCGTCGAAGACGGGCCGCATGCCGCTCACGTCATGGGACAGGTCATCTGGGAGCGGCTGCGGCAGATCACGAGTCGATAGAAAGGAGCACACATGGGATTGCTCACGAGGGACGCGATTCTCGCGGCCCCGGATCTCGCGACGGAACGGGTCCAGCTTCCCGAATGGGGTGGCGAGGTCCTCGTGCGCGGATTGACCGCCCAGGAGCGTGACGAGTTCGATCTCTCCTGTTTCGAGGGCGCCGGGCGGGATCGGCGGGCCAACTTCGCCAATCTCCGCGCCCGCCTCGGGGCGCGCACAATCGTCGATGAGGCGGGCGCTCGGCTCTTCACCGATGCTGATGTCGCCGCGCTCGGGGGCAAGAGCGGCGCCGCCCTGGATCGCATCTACGAGGTCGCACAACGCCTAAGTGGTCTGCGGCCGCGTGACGTCGAGGAGCTCGTGGGAAACTCCAGGCCCGGCCCGAGCGCCGCTTCCTCTTCCGGCTCGCGCTCGAGCTCGGGGGGATGACCGTGGCCGAGCTCCAGAGCCGGATGTCGAGTCGGGAATTCTCCGAGTGGATGGCCTACTTCACGCTCGAGGCCCAGGACCGGGAGCGAGCGAAGAGCTAACTGGTGGGCACCCTCGGTTCTCTTGTCGTTCAGCTCGATCTCGACGGCGCGCAGTTCGTCCGCAATACCGCCAACGCGCGCGCCGCGATCGAGCGCTTTGGCAACTCGACCGCGGCCACCGGACAGCCGCTCGAGATCGTCCGCAGCCAGACGGAACGCTTCGGGGCCACCGTTGACCGGAGCACCCGTGGAGTCACACGGCTGGCCACGCGACTGGCTGATATCAGTGGCGTCATTGCCCCCGAGCTCGGGGGGTTCATCTCTGTGCTCGAACGGAATCTCGGGAGCTTGGAGATGACGGTGGGGCGCACGACCTCCGCATTCGGCCTCCTCGGCGCCGCGGGGGCGGCCGTCGGGGCCTTCCTGATCGCTCGGCAGATTGGCGAGGCAATGTCGGAGTGGATCGGCCTCGGCGCGTCGGTCGAGACCTACAAGAAGCGCCTGGAGGAGACCGTCGCCGCCCAGAACAAGTTCGCCGACGCTCACAACACGCTGCGCGCGGCCGTCCGGGACAATGACCAGGCGATGCGCGCGGCCCTGAGCGCCACCCTAGTGATCGCCCTCAACGCCTCCGATAGACAGATCGCGGCGTTGGAGGAGGAACGCAAGGCGCGTATCGCGAATATCGACCAAGTCGAGGCGGAAGCCCTGGCCAAGGTCCGCGCCGCTCAGGCTGCACTCATCGCGACGGCGCCGGAACAGGCCGGCGACCCCGAGGTTCAGCAGCAGTTCGAGCAACAGCGCCTGGCGATTCACGCCCGTTTCGCGGCCGAGCGGGAGCGCATCGATGCGGAGGCGGACGATAAGATCCGCCAGCAACGCGAGCAGGATTTCGATCGCGAACGCGGGATGGAACGCGAACGCGCGAGCATGATCATCTCCCGGCGCGCGGCCGAGTTCGCGGCCACGACCGAGGCACTCACCGCCTCCGGTCGGTTCATCGAGGCCGCCCAGACGCGGGGGGCTGCCGAGATCGCCGCCATCCAGGACGCGGCCGCCCAACAGCGCGCCGCCTGGGAGGACATGCTCCGGAAGCGGCAGATCGACAGCACCGCCTTCGATGGGCTGCTGGTCCTCCAGGCGGCCGTGACCGGCGCCGCCACTGCCAAAGCGTATTTCACCCGCTGGCAGAACGTCCGTCAGTCGATCCTGACGGGCCCCGGCGCCGTGCTGCCCGGGCTCGACATGAATGCGCTCATGGGCCAGCTCGCTACGGCCCGCACTGCCTTCGAAGCGACCTTCAAGGTCGGGCAATCGGTCCCCGCGACCGGCCCCGCACTCGGGCCCGGTGCTGCCTTCGGACCTCCCGGCGTTGGTGGTCCCATGGTCCTTCAGGGGGACATTGAAGCCTCGCGTCAGGCGACTCAAGCATGGTGGGAGGCGACGGACGCCGCCAATGCCTACGAGCAAGCGCGGCTCCAGATCGAGAAAGAAGCCAACCGGCCGCGGCTGCGCGAAGGTTTCGCGGCGATCGCCCAGATTGGCGATCAGCTCACCGGGACGATCGAGACGTTGGGCACATTGAAGAATCGGCTCTCGGCCAGTGACGTCTTTATCGAGCAAGCGCGGACCGCCCAGTATTTCCGTGATCGCCTTGAAGAGGTGCGGACCACCTTCCGGAATACGCCGGCTGTCGTCGAGGAGGCCAGTCGGGCACTGGCAAATATCGATACTGCGGTCTTCCAGGGGCGGACGGACCTGCTGATCCAATCATGGGAAGGGCTTCGGGATCTCCTCGCCAAGCCCCTGCCGATCCCGGTGATTGATATTGACTACAGCAAGATTGCTGCGGCGAGTCGCGCCCTCGCGGCCTTGCGAGATGACCTGCGCCAGTCTCCGATCGCGGCGATCACGGCAAGCCCTGCCGCCATGATGCAGTCTGCCGGACTGAGCCTCGACACCACCGCCGCCGACAAGGCGCTCGCCGCCCTTCGGGCCGAGGCCGCGAAGCCGCTCATGGTCGCGCTCACCGCCGACGCCGACACCACCGCCGCCGACAAGGCGCTCGCCGCCCTTCGGGCCGAGGCCGCGAAGCCGCTCACCCTGATCGCCAGCGCCGACACCACAGCCATCGAACGGGCCCTGGCCGCTCTCCAGCGGGCCTGGCAGGGGGTGGAGTTGCCGGCGATCACCGCGCCCATCCCGACCCTCGACGTGGACGCCTTCAAGGCCGCCCTGGCCGCTCTCCAGCGGGCCTGGCAGGGGGTGGAGTTGCCGGCGACGGAGGCCTCGGCCTCGATAGACATCGATAGCTTCCGGGGCCAGCTCATGGCTCTTCGGGCCGCCTGGGACTCGTTGCAGTTGGCAGCGGTCACCGCGCCGACTCCGATGGTGGAAACGGAGGCCTTCACGACGGCCGTCGCGGCCCTTCAGAGAATCTGGCAAGGGCTCCACTTCGAGCAGGCGGCTGCGCCCACGCCGACGGTGGATGCCACGAGCTTCGAGATATCGATTGGCGCGCTGAAACGCGCCTGGCAGGATCTCCGCTTCGACGAGATAGCCGTGCCGACCCCGAGGGTGGACACGGCGGCCTTCGGCCAGCAGGTTGCCGCGCTCACGGACTCGTGGGACGTCCTGCTCCGGGCGCTCTCCGACGGCACGCCGAGAGCCGCTGCGACTGCCCAGCAGGCGCTCGCCAACCTCGTCTCGGTGGTGAGCCAGCTCTCCTCGTGGGCCCGCCAGGCGCAGATCGACCTGAAGAATCTCGCCGGGGAGGAGGCATGAGCCTCCGCGCGGTGACCAAGGCCGCCGAACGGACGGCGCAGGCCCTCACGCTCCTCGTGGGAACGGCGCGAGGCCGTAGCGCTGGCTCCATGCGCCCGCTGCGTGCGTTCGATGACCGCGCCTTCGCCGACGCCCTGCGCCGCGGCCAGATGCCTCAGACGGTGGACGCCCTGAAAAAGGCGAAGGCGTAAAGGAGAGCACGCATGGCGATCCCTGTCGCGGGCTTCGTTCGGCTGCCGGATGACTCGGCGAACCTCGGCAAGAAGGTGCGGACCCAGAAGCGCACGGTCGGCGCCGACGATGTTCAAGAGCACTTCTTCATCCCGGTCAGCAAGCGCTCGAAACTCGGGGTGTTCCACTACTCGCCGGCTCTGCAATCAGTCCAGGCTTCCGCCCAGGACGGGATCACGACGGGGTTCTTCTGGCTCCAGAATCCAGCCGGCTCGGCGGTCGATGGCGTGTTCGTCCGCATGGTCTTGCGCTTCAATTCGACGAACGCCGCGTCGGGCAGTGTGCCGCGGATCGCCTTGGCGCGCTTCACGTTCACGGGGACCGCCTCCGGGGCGACGGTGACGCCAGCCATGCGCAAGACGACCGAGGCCTCCAATGTCCTCACGATGCGGACGGCCTCTACGGGAATGACCGTTACAGTGGGCGCGCTGATCGCCAGCTTTCTTCCTCCGCTCATGGCGTCCACGGCCGCCACACTGCCCACGACCGAGCACTCGTGGCCTGAGGATGGCAATCCGGTCGAGGACGCCGATCTGATCCTCCTGCCGGGTGAGGGCGCCGTGCTCTATCAACCCGATGCGGGCACCGCCTCCGACGCGCGCCGCTTCGTTGCTCAGGTGAGAGTCGAAGAGATCGAGCACTAAGCCGAGGAGCCAGAGGAACTATGGGACCGACTATCCTCGTCACGCCCACCGCCGATCCCGACGGGATCGCCAGCCACCTCGCGCAGCTCGCCGCCAACGGCCTCGCCATGCCGCGGGGAATGTGGGACCGTGCGCGGATCTCGGTGCCCGCCTGCGGCCCTGGCGGCGAGTATTTCGGTCGCCTCATTCCTGGCCGCGGGTTTTATCTGGCCATGGATCTCGAGTCGCTCGGCATCACGCGGCGGATCCCGGGCGTCTTCGAGCAGTCGCCGATGCGGCGAGTCATGGACGCGCTCCTCGACGAGCGCGGTCTCATCACGAGCCAGGACGGGATCAACGCCGCGCGGGGCAGCGGGCTCAGCCAGGATGTCGCGCTATCGAAGGCCACGATCACGACGGTCGCGAACACGTATTCCTCGCTCTACCGGGCCGGCGGCCTGCCTGTGGCCGGCACCTTCACCAACATTCCGGGCGGGGCTGCGCACAACAAGAATTCGACGGGCGCCTGGTCCTTCGGTCTGTCGAACCCGGTATCGCCCAACCGTAAGTATCTCGTGCGTCTCGGCTTCACGCACGCGCAAATCGTGAATCAGATCATCCTCGTCGATCTGCTGGTGGCGGCGGGGAACATCGACACCAACATCAGCACCACGCAGGCGATCAGCTCCGTGCCACTCACTCGCTATGCCTCGGGCGCGGGCGTGCTGATGACCTTCGAGGTCACAACGGCGCTGGGAGCGACCGCTTCAACTCTCACGGTCACCAAATACACCAACCAGGCCGGAATGACACTTCGCGCCACGCCGGCCGTGGCCATGACCACCTCGGCGATCGTGCAGCGGCTCCAGCCCGCCGCGCTTGGGCCCTTCATGGAACTTCAGGCGGGTGATTATGGTGTGCGCTCGGTCGAGGACGTCCAGCTCTCGGCCGCGATGCTCGCCGGCGTGATCGCGCTCAATCTCTACTTCCCGCTCGCGTTCATCCCCGGCATCGCTGCGAACGTGGCGATCCGGGAGCCATTCGATGATCTGCGCGAGCTGATCACGGAGACCGGCCAAGTCGTCGGCTGCCTCACTGGCTACGTCTTTGCGAATACCACCACCACCGGACTCGGCACCTACAGCCTTCGCACCGTCGAGGGCTAACGTCCATGATCGCGTTGTCTTGGGGGGCCGCCGATATGGATCAACCGCTCGCCTCGGTCTTCTCGGGACTCGAAGTGATCACGGTGACCAGGCAGCCGGCGCAAACAGACGCACAGGAGATCCTTCTCGTCTCCCCCATGCGCGCCGCCGTGACGAGCTGGCCAGCCGTGGCCACGTCAGCCGCGAAGGCCTCCCCGGTGACCCTGCTCGCGCAGAACCTCCTCGAATCCTCGGCGGTGGTGACTGGCGGCGTCCTCGCGCGGCTCGCGGACAGGCTGCGGGCGCCGCAAGCGGGCTTCTCGG
Proteins encoded in this region:
- a CDS encoding phage protein Gp36 family protein; the encoded protein is MPTTSPVSYTSVGLMYISCPDLGSVTTLTSGHLATFAGQAEAEINGNIARLYALPMAGDVPLLTTLATDIAIYKVLTRRLFTSERLAASPWPDRYRESVAMLLKIADGSLPLVTASGAVLAGRSDISEVFSTTKNYVPTIWEGAWPNQDVDPNKIEDEGARRGSEFRDRLI
- a CDS encoding phage tail tube protein, yielding MGYAFGGHIGIAKESSWGTPIAIASGGFIEGFSENVTLAIDRFSFRNIVGGNYAENDDTAGYRRIGGQLVVPAHPLLLGHFLKGALGLTSTITVVVSGFLWESDFRALTADDGLNNATPPYTLEIFRDVTSSQRYAGAQFTKLQLDVQGNQELRVTADVLAKTTSTIAKSTPTYPATGTFPFAFDSTSLQIGGAAVDYVETLSISFDNQLEGVLALTNSPEITRTRRTGPQLVRLEADIGFETMADYNRFVSQSEVNVVASWTKANSFALIMRLPRVMYTAFPLGMSGDERIKVHLQALGRADVTLGYAIQARLTTVMSNF